In one bacterium genomic region, the following are encoded:
- a CDS encoding radical SAM protein — protein MATAFRPPNRALWEITWRCDLRCDHCLVHGGGAKDGELSTGEALDLADQLARLGVRAVSLTGGEPLMRRDWPAIAERVRARGMALRFALNGHLLDETAIATLVDLGTESLSVSVDGVKSTHDRIRHGPRGPNGASSFDRVMDAIDRLAATPIVVTARTSISNDNIDDLPALYTLLRGRVKKWVIQIAHRTGRIASDHAHFTPLSVEHLPRVADFIVRHARDPVLQPRAFNSIGYLSRHEPILRQAGRDAKNPIWRGCQCGIVSIGIEPDGGIKGCANQVGDPFIVGNVRDEALDAIWNDRPRWHWLNPTPDKMTGNCSGCALAQSCSAGCSVLAYRTTGEMFNNPYCLRKMENDERARTTGAAP, from the coding sequence ATGGCCACCGCGTTCCGTCCACCGAACCGCGCGTTGTGGGAAATCACGTGGCGTTGCGATCTGCGCTGCGACCACTGCCTCGTGCACGGCGGCGGCGCCAAGGACGGAGAGCTTTCCACCGGCGAGGCGCTTGATCTTGCCGATCAACTTGCGCGCCTGGGCGTGCGCGCCGTATCGCTCACCGGCGGCGAGCCGTTGATGCGTAGGGACTGGCCAGCGATTGCCGAGCGCGTGCGCGCCCGCGGCATGGCGCTGCGGTTCGCGCTGAACGGTCATTTGCTCGACGAAACCGCCATCGCGACGCTCGTCGATCTCGGCACGGAATCGCTTTCGGTCAGTGTCGACGGCGTCAAGTCGACGCACGATCGCATTCGCCACGGACCTCGCGGGCCGAACGGGGCGTCATCGTTCGACCGCGTCATGGACGCGATCGACCGCCTTGCCGCGACGCCGATCGTCGTCACCGCGCGCACGTCGATTTCGAACGACAACATCGACGATTTGCCCGCGTTGTACACGCTTTTGCGCGGCCGCGTGAAAAAATGGGTCATTCAGATCGCGCATCGCACCGGGCGGATCGCGTCGGATCACGCGCACTTCACGCCGCTTTCGGTTGAGCACCTGCCGCGCGTCGCGGATTTCATCGTCCGGCACGCGCGCGATCCGGTGCTGCAGCCGCGCGCATTCAATAGCATCGGCTACCTTTCGCGGCACGAGCCAATCCTTCGGCAGGCGGGCCGCGACGCGAAAAATCCCATCTGGCGCGGATGCCAGTGCGGCATCGTTTCCATTGGCATCGAGCCGGACGGCGGCATCAAGGGCTGCGCGAATCAGGTGGGCGATCCGTTCATCGTCGGAAACGTGCGCGACGAAGCGCTCGACGCGATCTGGAACGACCGCCCGCGCTGGCACTGGCTGAATCCGACGCCCGACAAGATGACGGGAAACTGCAGCGGCTGCGCGCTTGCGCAAAGCTGCTCGGCGGGTTGTTCGGTGCTCGCGTACCGCACGACGGGCGAGATGTTCAACAACCCGTATTGCCTGCGGAAGATGGAAAACGACGAGCGCGCCCGGACAACGGGGGCCGCGCCGTGA
- a CDS encoding pectinacetylesterase family protein → MLDHGCGDGRGRAIVAVVCALALFVALAIAGCDESEGTGDDATSPPGQTCGGGKCGSDDENPADDDADDAPDDDSGDDTGDDDNTSGDDDATEEEMWAMFEEAGFLPYLDIRPVRSKEIGNGYTRYYFDERDVRCYNGKPASVAVSPGTSNNVMFFLEGGGASWPGYWLSYALDVAFMNLGYRNRDADNPLADWNFVYVPYCDNSIHVGDAVIEEFGRVVYHQGMRHTAAAAALTKAMFPNPDKVLVTGASAGAFGTYIAYPVVKSQYMDTPIYVFSDSGVGFFDPEAPETWETIKEAWNLRIPAACERCQDGPIQTWLYDLYLRQDPSLRIGLFSSYRDFIISGWFLRMEDERFKSLLLDVSGQIKALHPDRFARFFIDTATHTTYQFLLPGGPNYAVGNTSIYDWIEMLVNDDPAWNDVLE, encoded by the coding sequence ATGCTCGATCATGGATGCGGTGACGGTCGCGGCCGCGCCATCGTTGCGGTCGTGTGCGCGTTGGCGTTGTTCGTCGCACTTGCGATCGCGGGCTGCGATGAAAGCGAAGGCACCGGCGACGACGCGACCTCGCCTCCCGGCCAGACGTGCGGCGGCGGCAAGTGCGGCTCCGATGATGAGAACCCTGCTGACGATGACGCCGACGACGCGCCGGACGACGACAGCGGCGACGACACGGGGGACGACGACAACACATCGGGCGACGACGACGCGACGGAAGAAGAGATGTGGGCGATGTTCGAGGAGGCGGGCTTCCTCCCCTACCTCGACATCCGGCCGGTGCGTTCGAAGGAAATCGGCAATGGCTACACGCGCTATTACTTCGATGAACGGGATGTGCGCTGTTATAACGGCAAGCCCGCGAGCGTCGCGGTGTCGCCCGGTACGTCGAACAACGTCATGTTCTTCCTGGAGGGCGGCGGCGCGAGCTGGCCGGGCTACTGGCTGTCCTACGCCCTCGACGTCGCGTTCATGAATCTCGGCTATCGCAACCGCGACGCGGACAACCCGCTCGCCGACTGGAATTTCGTTTACGTGCCGTACTGCGACAACAGCATCCACGTCGGCGACGCCGTCATCGAGGAATTCGGCCGCGTCGTCTATCACCAGGGCATGCGCCACACCGCGGCCGCCGCCGCCTTGACCAAAGCGATGTTCCCGAATCCCGACAAGGTGCTCGTCACCGGCGCGAGCGCGGGCGCGTTCGGCACTTACATCGCCTACCCGGTCGTGAAGTCGCAATATATGGACACGCCGATCTACGTGTTCTCCGACTCGGGCGTCGGTTTCTTCGATCCGGAAGCGCCCGAAACCTGGGAGACGATCAAGGAAGCGTGGAACCTGCGCATCCCCGCCGCGTGCGAGCGCTGTCAGGACGGCCCGATCCAGACATGGCTCTACGATCTCTATCTGCGGCAGGACCCGTCCTTGCGCATCGGGCTGTTCTCGTCGTATCGCGATTTCATCATCAGCGGCTGGTTCCTGCGCATGGAGGATGAGCGTTTCAAATCGCTTCTGCTCGACGTCTCCGGGCAGATCAAGGCGCTGCATCCCGACCGCTTCGCGCGCTTTTTCATCGATACCGCGACGCACACGACGTATCAGTTCCTGCTACCGGGCGGCCCGAATTACGCCGTCGGCAATACGTCGATCTACGACTGGATCGAAATGCTTGTGAACGACGATCCGG
- a CDS encoding sulfatase-like hydrolase/transferase: MIVLVVVADSLRADDPGYAGGADTPALDALAEGGATFDAMYAAGAWTVPAFMSLLSAGLPHRVGVCRWRHPFPPNRPTLFTAFADAGFEVAAFHPHPRWGFLTVPGKGVVGDSQEPRQVIERLRGRRGRDLIVVVHHWWTHLPYVTRKMPRRLWHAACDYALESLNRHPERVAQTLARTHRKSVTHFSEEILPRYIDAATSGGEAALIVVTGDHGETWGASLPKGRRVENIYDLHGRWIADETVRVPLVVHGRAADGFVPTTRVSGFASGVDFTPTICDLAGVPWPASAPHADTDVAGVSLANCVMHGAPSPRDEIVVVSSHNTHEPNTYPENGRAMWRTFGLRRADAWFVYDGVACERVIAPVGDAPAAVESDAVFARLARMHAASVDSAPIVDHASADDLRTGRGDPVRALRSLGYLE, encoded by the coding sequence GTGATCGTGCTCGTCGTCGTCGCCGACAGCCTGCGCGCCGACGATCCGGGATACGCGGGCGGAGCGGATACGCCGGCGCTCGACGCACTCGCGGAAGGCGGCGCGACGTTCGACGCCATGTACGCGGCCGGTGCGTGGACCGTGCCCGCGTTCATGTCGCTGCTTTCCGCCGGTTTGCCGCACCGCGTCGGCGTGTGCCGCTGGCGCCATCCGTTTCCGCCGAACCGGCCGACGCTGTTTACCGCGTTTGCCGACGCGGGTTTTGAGGTCGCGGCGTTTCATCCGCACCCGCGATGGGGATTTCTCACCGTGCCGGGGAAGGGGGTCGTCGGCGACAGTCAGGAGCCGCGACAGGTCATCGAGCGGCTTCGCGGACGGCGCGGGCGCGATCTTATTGTGGTGGTTCACCATTGGTGGACGCACCTGCCGTACGTCACGCGAAAGATGCCGCGCCGCCTCTGGCACGCCGCGTGTGACTACGCGCTCGAATCGTTGAACCGCCACCCGGAGCGCGTCGCCCAAACCCTCGCGCGAACGCATCGCAAGTCGGTGACGCACTTCTCCGAGGAGATTCTGCCGCGCTACATCGACGCCGCGACAAGTGGCGGCGAGGCGGCGCTCATCGTCGTGACGGGCGATCACGGCGAGACGTGGGGCGCATCGCTGCCCAAAGGCCGGCGCGTCGAGAATATCTACGATCTGCACGGTCGATGGATCGCCGACGAAACGGTGCGCGTGCCGCTTGTCGTGCACGGCCGCGCGGCGGACGGGTTCGTTCCAACAACGCGCGTGTCGGGATTCGCGAGCGGCGTCGATTTCACGCCGACGATCTGCGACCTCGCCGGTGTGCCCTGGCCCGCTTCGGCGCCACACGCCGATACCGATGTCGCCGGCGTTTCGCTCGCGAATTGCGTCATGCACGGCGCCCCTTCGCCGCGCGACGAAATCGTTGTTGTATCGAGCCACAACACACACGAGCCGAACACGTATCCCGAAAACGGCCGCGCCATGTGGCGCACGTTCGGCCTTCGCCGCGCGGATGCGTGGTTCGTGTACGACGGCGTCGCGTGCGAGCGCGTCATTGCGCCGGTCGGCGACGCGCCCGCGGCCGTCGAATCGGATGCCGTTTTTGCCCGACTAGCGCGCATGCACGCGGCGAGCGTCGACTCGGCGCCGATCGTCGATCACGCCTCCGCCGACGATTTACGCACGGGGCGCGGCGATCCGGTGCGTGCGCTGCGTTCGCTGGGATATCTCGAATAG